From Camelina sativa cultivar DH55 chromosome 7, Cs, whole genome shotgun sequence, one genomic window encodes:
- the LOC104700848 gene encoding heme oxygenase 4, chloroplastic-like, producing the protein MATARINASSYFPASRRLDCESHVSLRAKTVTVRYPLTKAAPRRHLVRRGNKDRNLVVNAMEAAEEIEKPTKRYPGEPKGFVEEMKFGVMKMHPREHANEGKKEFNGPVSTWNFTIEGYLKFLVDSKLVFDTLEEIIREFTVPACEFLILIFPYVFLVMI; encoded by the coding sequence ATGGCTACAGCAAGAATCAATGCCTCAAGCTACTTTCCCGCAAGCAGAAGACTTGACTGTGAGAGCCACGTCAGTCTGAGAGCTAAGACTGTGACGGTTAGGTATCCCCTAACAAAAGCCGCCCCTCGTCGCCATCTTGTCCGAAGAGGAAACAAAGATCGGAATTTGGTGGTGAATGCTATGGAGGCAGCGGAGGAGATCGAGAAGCCAACGAAAAGGTATCCTGGAGAACCGAAGGGGTTTGTGGAGGAGATGAAGTTCGGGGTAATGAAAATGCACCCGAGAGAACATGCAAATGAAGGAAAAAAGGAGTTCAATGGTCCTGTATCGACATGGAATTTCACAATCGAAGGCTACTTGAAGTTTCTGGTGGACAGTAAGCTTGTGTTCGACACGCTTGAAGAGATTATTCGCGAATTTACTGTCCCAGCTTGTGAGTTTCTCATCCTTATTTTTCcatatgtttttcttgttatgATTTAG